Proteins encoded within one genomic window of Xylophilus sp. GOD-11R:
- the nthB gene encoding nitrile hydratase subunit beta, with amino-acid sequence MDGIHDLGGRQGFGKVSHENHEAFHEYWEKKINAITGRLVGQHVYNMDEYRHAIERMDPRHYMAASYYERVYTAVVTLCVEKGIFTAAELDAAAGEHVPLALPARPGRTAPAELPALAIGDRVRVKTDLVGGHVRMPAYIRGKTGRIVGQSPAYPYPDAAAHGLASERQCTFDVCFDATELWPDAAEPAEVHVGVFHGYLEKLA; translated from the coding sequence ATGGACGGCATACACGACCTGGGCGGACGCCAGGGCTTCGGCAAGGTCTCGCACGAGAACCACGAGGCGTTCCACGAGTACTGGGAAAAGAAGATCAACGCGATCACCGGCCGGCTGGTCGGCCAGCACGTCTACAACATGGACGAGTACCGGCACGCCATCGAGCGCATGGACCCGCGCCACTACATGGCGGCCAGCTACTACGAGCGGGTCTACACCGCCGTGGTCACGCTCTGCGTCGAGAAAGGCATCTTCACCGCCGCCGAACTCGATGCGGCCGCCGGCGAGCATGTGCCGCTGGCCCTGCCCGCGCGGCCCGGCCGCACCGCGCCGGCCGAGCTGCCGGCACTGGCCATCGGCGACCGGGTGCGGGTGAAGACCGACCTGGTCGGCGGCCACGTGCGCATGCCCGCCTACATCCGGGGCAAGACCGGCCGCATCGTCGGCCAGTCGCCGGCTTACCCCTACCCGGACGCGGCGGCGCACGGCCTGGCGAGCGAGCGCCAGTGCACCTTCGACGTCTGCTTCGACGCCACCGAACTGTGGCCCGACGCGGCCGAGCCGGCCGAGGTGCACGTGGGCGTGTTCCACGGCTACCTGGAAAAGCTGGCATGA
- a CDS encoding nitrile hydratase subunit alpha has translation MTRHMPTRVDAVESLVEARGLLAPTTIADYEHFLDEKWLPMNGGRLAARAWTEPDFKARLLADGKAAAAEMGFAMPEHHGSLVVLENTPALHNVICCTLCSCTAFTIIGMAPGWYKDLDYRARIVREARTVLGELGLLLPAEVDIRIWDTTADTRYMVLPVRPPHTEGWSQEQLAALVTQDALIGVSRLEAPYAASGTN, from the coding sequence ATGACCCGACACATGCCGACGCGCGTGGACGCCGTCGAATCGCTGGTGGAGGCGCGCGGCCTGCTCGCGCCCACCACCATCGCGGACTACGAACATTTTCTCGACGAGAAATGGCTGCCGATGAACGGCGGCCGCCTGGCCGCCCGCGCCTGGACCGAACCCGACTTCAAGGCCCGGCTGCTGGCCGACGGCAAGGCCGCCGCCGCCGAGATGGGCTTCGCCATGCCTGAACACCACGGCAGCCTGGTGGTGCTGGAGAACACGCCCGCGCTGCACAACGTGATCTGCTGCACGCTGTGCTCCTGCACCGCCTTCACCATCATCGGCATGGCGCCGGGCTGGTACAAGGACCTGGACTACCGCGCCCGCATCGTGCGCGAGGCCCGCACCGTGCTCGGTGAACTCGGTCTGCTGCTGCCGGCCGAGGTCGACATCCGCATCTGGGACACCACCGCCGACACCCGCTACATGGTGCTGCCGGTGCGCCCGCCGCACACCGAGGGCTGGTCGCAGGAACAGCTCGCCGCACTCGTCACGCAGGACGCGCTGATCGGCGTCTCGCGCCTCGAAGCGCCTTACGCCGCCAGCGGCACCAACTGA
- a CDS encoding NrtA/SsuA/CpmA family ABC transporter substrate-binding protein — protein sequence MSINRRNFNQLGIAGVLMSGIAPALVRSAQSMDTVRFGWSNTVIVSAQTMHVLKNTDIAERNGIKLEQPLLMNSPAVSEAIASGSTDMGTVSDFSSVTMMAAGAPIVPVAHQSSFRSGIMVTKKSGIKSVAELKGKQIYGTFGITAYLNAQEAVRKAGLTVGRDVNFVNINTPELTDAVRAQRIDAFFMWDPWLALFEDAGLASPVAENTSPAMVLQAHTRFIKEKPEVLRRFLKAHNEALFWASQNHTQANAWFRSLEPAKSIPENVIEKASGFDPQWSARKIADVSCTIKPEGIASMEKMGQWGFGEKLLPKVPEVAKLVNTEISAKADQDTKAGGFDPATVKLKSA from the coding sequence ATGTCGATCAACCGTCGCAATTTCAACCAGCTGGGTATCGCTGGCGTGCTGATGTCGGGCATCGCGCCCGCCCTGGTGCGCTCCGCCCAGTCCATGGACACCGTCCGCTTCGGATGGAGCAACACCGTCATCGTCTCGGCGCAGACGATGCATGTGCTGAAGAACACCGACATCGCCGAGCGCAACGGCATCAAGCTCGAACAGCCCCTGCTGATGAACAGCCCGGCGGTGAGCGAGGCCATCGCCTCGGGCTCCACCGACATGGGAACCGTGTCGGACTTCAGCTCCGTGACGATGATGGCCGCGGGCGCGCCCATCGTGCCGGTGGCACACCAGTCGAGCTTTCGCTCGGGAATCATGGTCACCAAGAAATCGGGCATCAAGAGCGTGGCCGAACTGAAGGGCAAGCAGATCTACGGCACCTTCGGCATCACCGCCTATCTCAACGCCCAGGAAGCGGTGCGCAAGGCCGGGCTCACCGTGGGCCGCGACGTGAACTTCGTCAACATCAACACGCCCGAACTCACCGATGCGGTGCGTGCCCAGCGCATCGACGCCTTCTTCATGTGGGACCCATGGCTGGCCCTGTTCGAAGACGCCGGCCTGGCGTCGCCCGTGGCCGAGAACACCTCGCCCGCCATGGTGCTGCAGGCGCACACCCGCTTCATCAAGGAAAAGCCCGAAGTGCTGCGCCGCTTCCTCAAGGCGCACAACGAGGCCCTGTTCTGGGCCAGCCAGAACCACACCCAGGCCAACGCCTGGTTCCGCTCGCTGGAGCCGGCCAAGAGCATTCCCGAGAACGTGATCGAGAAGGCCAGCGGCTTCGATCCGCAATGGTCGGCCAGGAAGATCGCCGACGTGTCCTGCACCATCAAGCCCGAAGGCATCGCCAGCATGGAGAAGATGGGCCAATGGGGCTTCGGCGAGAAGCTGCTGCCCAAGGTGCCGGAAGTGGCCAAGCTGGTCAACACCGAGATCTCGGCCAAGGCCGACCAGGACACCAAGGCAGGCGGTTTCGACCCCGCCACGGTCAAGCTCAAATCCGCCTGA